The Syntrophorhabdaceae bacterium genome has a segment encoding these proteins:
- a CDS encoding NAD-dependent epimerase/dehydratase family protein, producing the protein ISMCRAFNDQYGTNFICAMPTNLYGPNDNYDPEQSHVMAALIDKFYRAKCENKSAVTLWGTGKPRRELMYVDDAAEAALFLMERYNGNDPVNVGVGEDHSIRELAEMVRDIVGYRGEIQFDTSKPDGVAQKLLDMETLHSLGWRSRTPLREGLRKAHDWYVASPYAPGGRI; encoded by the coding sequence GTATTTCAATGTGCCGCGCCTTCAACGACCAGTATGGAACCAACTTTATCTGCGCCATGCCGACAAATCTCTATGGGCCGAATGATAACTACGATCCCGAGCAATCTCATGTCATGGCAGCCTTAATCGACAAATTCTACCGCGCCAAATGCGAGAACAAGTCTGCCGTAACGCTTTGGGGTACGGGCAAGCCCCGCCGGGAGCTGATGTACGTGGACGATGCCGCCGAAGCGGCCCTCTTCCTCATGGAGCGTTATAACGGGAATGATCCGGTCAATGTGGGGGTAGGCGAAGACCATTCCATACGAGAGCTTGCCGAAATGGTCCGCGACATAGTCGGCTATCGCGGTGAGATTCAATTCGATACCAGCAAGCCGGACGGTGTTGCACAGAAGCTGCTCGATATGGAGACACTTCATTCCCTGGGGTGGAGAAGCCGTACGCCACTTCGGGAAGGATTGAGAAAGGCGCACGACTGGTACGTTGCGTCACCTTATGCGCCGGGAGGGAGGATCTAA
- a CDS encoding DegT/DnrJ/EryC1/StrS aminotransferase family protein: MFWKLQENVITERELDLLISFIKETKRFTQFTKVAEFEKAFARWQGSGYSVFVNSGSSANLVMVSSAKEYYEWRDGDEIIVPTVTWPTTITPVMQCGLTPVFVDANLTDLSLDYDQVHSAITPRTRGIFVAHLLGFPSDVARLKEIVSGRDITILEDCCESQGATLKGTKVGRLGAAGTFSFYWGHHMTTVEGGMLCTDDEELYKLFLLKRSHGLARELPEHYYAGLKERYRDIDFNFLFLTDGFNVRNTEFNAVLGLEQLKRMNSYIMTRNANYRRFVDICRRFSDHLIVLDVKGMSSFVLPFLFREGGEKSAFQKLIAEEGIESRPLISGNLLRQPFLRAFRDQKTYPNADFLHENAFYIGNNQFVGEERLAVLESIMENFFGQNVRHEERPIRQRARA, encoded by the coding sequence ATGTTCTGGAAGCTTCAGGAAAATGTCATTACCGAACGTGAGCTCGATTTACTGATTTCCTTTATCAAAGAAACCAAGAGGTTTACCCAGTTCACAAAGGTTGCCGAATTCGAGAAAGCCTTTGCCCGGTGGCAGGGGTCCGGGTATTCCGTGTTCGTCAATTCCGGCAGCTCCGCAAACCTCGTGATGGTAAGTTCTGCCAAAGAATATTATGAATGGCGGGACGGGGACGAAATAATCGTGCCCACGGTGACATGGCCTACGACAATTACACCGGTTATGCAATGCGGATTGACACCTGTCTTCGTTGATGCGAATCTGACCGATCTCTCACTCGATTACGATCAGGTGCATTCTGCCATCACACCGAGGACCCGCGGGATCTTCGTGGCTCACCTGCTCGGATTTCCCTCGGACGTTGCCAGATTGAAGGAGATCGTTTCCGGCAGGGATATCACCATATTGGAGGATTGCTGCGAATCTCAGGGGGCGACTTTAAAGGGGACCAAGGTAGGCAGGCTCGGCGCCGCCGGGACGTTCAGTTTCTACTGGGGGCACCACATGACCACCGTCGAAGGGGGTATGCTTTGCACGGACGATGAGGAGCTTTACAAGCTGTTCCTGCTGAAAAGGTCCCATGGTCTGGCAAGGGAATTGCCGGAGCACTACTACGCCGGATTGAAGGAAAGATACCGTGACATCGATTTCAATTTCCTGTTCCTCACGGACGGATTCAATGTACGCAACACGGAGTTCAATGCCGTGCTCGGCCTGGAGCAGTTGAAGCGGATGAATTCCTACATAATGACGCGTAATGCAAACTATAGAAGATTTGTCGATATCTGTAGAAGGTTTTCGGACCATTTAATAGTATTGGACGTAAAAGGGATGTCTTCCTTCGTATTGCCCTTTTTGTTCAGGGAGGGAGGGGAGAAGAGCGCCTTTCAGAAGCTCATTGCGGAAGAAGGGATCGAATCCCGGCCCCTCATAAGCGGAAACCTGCTGCGCCAACCTTTTCTGCGGGCTTTTCGGGATCAAAAAACATATCCCAATGCCGATTTTCTCCATGAAAATGCCTTTTACATCGGCAACAATCAATTTGTAGGCGAAGAAAGGCTCGCAGTGCTGGAATCGATAATGGAGAATTTTTTCGGACAAAATGTACGACACGAGGAGCGACCGATAAGGCAGAGGGCACGGGCATGA
- a CDS encoding TylF/MycF/NovP-related O-methyltransferase has product MNEIEMVTFSTDEEKKRRSDFVGLLKGCPIPEGELLDNLGLFLNSKTFSRIKFMDFLYQKIVEIPGVIMEFGTRWGQNAALFSSLRGIYEPYNRTRKIVAFDTFEGFPEVSPQDGTCKSITPGGYKVTAGYDAYLDQVLAFHEKENPLGHIKKYALVKGDATSTLPRYLEEYPETIISLAYFDFDLYEPTKKCLQLIRERLVKGSIVGFDELNEHETPGETLAVMEVLGLRNLELRRLSYVSRVSYFEVK; this is encoded by the coding sequence ATGAATGAAATCGAAATGGTGACATTTTCAACGGATGAGGAGAAGAAAAGGCGGTCCGATTTCGTCGGACTTCTCAAGGGCTGCCCGATTCCCGAGGGGGAATTACTCGACAACCTGGGTCTTTTCCTTAATTCGAAAACTTTTTCACGGATAAAATTCATGGACTTCCTCTACCAGAAGATCGTGGAGATCCCCGGCGTCATTATGGAATTCGGGACCAGGTGGGGGCAGAATGCGGCGCTTTTTTCATCGCTGCGGGGCATTTACGAGCCTTACAACCGGACGAGAAAAATAGTGGCTTTTGATACTTTCGAAGGTTTTCCGGAAGTGTCGCCCCAGGACGGCACATGTAAATCTATCACGCCGGGCGGATACAAGGTGACAGCGGGCTATGATGCCTATCTGGACCAGGTCCTCGCCTTTCACGAAAAAGAGAACCCTTTGGGCCATATCAAGAAATATGCCCTCGTAAAAGGGGACGCTACGAGCACCCTGCCCCGGTACCTCGAAGAATACCCGGAGACCATAATCTCTCTTGCCTATTTCGATTTTGATTTGTATGAACCCACGAAGAAATGCCTCCAGCTGATCCGGGAGCGTCTCGTCAAAGGAAGCATCGTCGGCTTTGACGAACTTAACGAGCATGAAACCCCCGGGGAAACCCTCGCGGTAATGGAAGTGCTCGGCCTTCGCAACCTGGAGCTGAGACGCCTTAGCTACGTCTCCCGCGTCTCCTATTTCGAGGTGAAGTAG
- a CDS encoding putative sugar O-methyltransferase, producing the protein MRIHCIGDSHVSVFSGLDGVGQNYDALPFFKTYWIGPHTAYNAPERWETIGAIVAEHVEAGDKILLCFGEIDCRVHLIKQARLRKEPLEKVVRECVDRYFGVFTMLKDRGRDVMAWNAPPPSVEDIEFGEYSTYGTYPERLEVTRTFNRILEELCTAHGIPFISIFERLLGPEGLTNPLYFMDEIHLSQRAMPFIIDEFKKIGINLLPEGGEIPHGGTAADGKTFPAEAPVKAVETGLAGHRIINMVYGHLLESQMHAFCKKNVSVVWSSTPLKDCDLYAYLNAFSFAGKQAGKDVLLLWEPYVVLPGQWDDRIWNCFDHVFTIYSALTVNRPRFGRVDGPRSGWIVPADITEDREERERKYPLKDRKNAICMINGHKKSEIPGELYSKRFEAAQWFHENSDMPFDVYGNPPFPLPNYRGILDPDKKLPTLAEYMFSLCFENLYHPEYGTGYITEKVLDCLEARTVPVYLGCADIEKYIPEECYIDFRSFRDFGELERFLGAMSRKRYKKYVHSIDEWVTAGNLRKYSWQALYDALAELVGEGREDAAGAGWTDGISPVIKDRLWEAAKAAPVWTYEHLASTIPPLVNAIIREQGKGADLLGRVGQAGPSADESCLKLQKVKSPDWSLKGSFLRQMGDAFSPDVFVETGTYIGNTTYEASTVFPEVHSIEFGRPLYERAVDRFRDMKKIFLYHGDSVSRLPEIMERTDGKRTLLWLDAHYSEGITEKAGKNTPVLEEIEVLGRSPGKEGLIVLLDDLRFFHDYAEEVPEESSLRDYPTVPEVCEAFLHINDSFRFAVIGDILLVYPDDSGVTLSPVLRGCTVSRIFDGANMETGAVLLAEEAIGEAAGEELRAIQGLVKDNLTSENLGIGGHYRLWHGLTLRQRGLYDDACHEFLAAQKTGVRHWRVNWYLAQSAYRAGNLTLALKALDEVRQAAPGFTAPKDLAEELAAAAGSDNSPSRPTVSGRLALAKFFENNGRYEEALAETDLVIASGTMDPTIHYQFAQLLIVTGRIDKSIPALNTVVSLNPRHTYAHNDLGVIYLQQGRQDEAISAFECAVSADNHNLNALRNLLGVVIAGGNREGAMAVIRQLLAAYPGDKGLEGVTKEFGLPLDMAAGALKNPPSSGGAPEGEAEAFRKKAADYYEEMTALYEADSPENPARQLVHPVWKAQLDTLGALILEGIPENFLFHPICLEMFVRGGWQKQQEYELQYLEGLDGPLRDRIFSVPETAVGHLPRNCPGHDISINTLGMLWYCARIQERLTGEISSVVEFGGGFGSFARAFNLLMEKPLTYSIIDLPEMLALQLYYLGLSLGEERVVAHKDTAEPPAAGKVNLYPVYGIAQSSLSADLFVSTFALSETPAFTQDFVCRTRDFFGAPRVYITGQLESERTELGWQKPQGIVISALHRYRHLELNHFHIGANYELIGSDEESRPLGAAERGRSLSATPGDSRQRDPEKPVGIIFSKDRAMQLDCTLSSLSLHCRDMAGLDMHVLYATSDLLHERQYEELKKVYPAITFVKERMFKEDLSSLLRGRKYVLFLVDDNIFVNDFNAADAVKGLDEDPEALGFSLRLGRNTTYCYMLNKAQALPPFRTAGKKVLGFDWTAAELDFGYPLEVSSSFYRVEDLLPLMALDYKNPNTLELMFDSNKHIFRDRKKSLLCFESSVTFCNPVNMVQTMWVNRAGGKGDYSPLKLAEMFDRGLRVDAGAYSGLVPKGCHQEVDFIFSGNREAPPGPNPERPLVSVMIISYNGIDHIKPCIESIQRNTDEDYEIVVVDNARNDGSIDYLRTVPGLTLVENPTNIGYSPARAQAMALVRGDYIVSIDDDTVVTKGWVRRFIDHAKAHPELGIIGPMSNYVSNAQLVQNAVYHNVHEMDTFAETLSRENEGRLTYTNKLIGFCMFIPRKVLETIGCIDYNFGAFFGFDDDDYSLRAQAAGFKLAIAHDIFIHHTGGPQGKGDAAYNQSLLGAWEIFKKKWDLPSDLPYGQPYSVGHILEGPFDKKRHFIPAPDPKELEPLIYRGAATRSVIPTSATDDGELLGRKVDDAFASAKAAADRGNWEEAASIFGRLIEEYPDLGVAHAGLGSVLVAMKEYDRAIIVLSKTLEMLPTEMEVWNQLATAFLLSGRGANAIEVLENALSIEPDNVELLTATAGLCLSEKEYGKAITWVSNAIERDPGCVEAISLLGRISIEIGDGEAAKVVLEKLNKVTPGHPVIFEMEEAMGLKPSGQAEEEASEEGKESGESIVDLYNQAILSYEKGETDGALRQFEKILEMDKEKPEVLNDAGVLYFQKGDKDKAVSYLREAVRLDPENFDYLRNLADICLDSGKVDEAAGHYGDILRKEPENVEVMVIAAQLCFGAGLEEDARVYMDRVREIDPDNEFIRQNIVAQA; encoded by the coding sequence ATGAGAATACATTGCATAGGGGACAGTCATGTTTCGGTCTTTTCGGGTCTCGACGGAGTGGGGCAGAACTATGATGCCCTGCCTTTCTTCAAGACCTACTGGATTGGACCCCATACTGCGTACAATGCGCCGGAACGGTGGGAAACCATAGGAGCCATTGTTGCGGAACATGTGGAAGCCGGCGATAAAATCCTTCTATGCTTCGGCGAGATCGACTGCAGGGTTCACCTCATCAAGCAAGCCCGTCTCAGGAAAGAGCCTCTTGAAAAAGTAGTCCGTGAATGCGTGGATCGATATTTCGGGGTTTTCACAATGTTGAAAGATCGTGGGCGCGATGTCATGGCGTGGAATGCGCCCCCTCCGAGTGTCGAGGATATAGAATTCGGCGAGTATTCGACCTATGGGACTTATCCGGAAAGACTCGAGGTGACACGCACCTTCAACCGTATCCTTGAAGAGCTTTGCACAGCCCACGGGATACCATTCATCTCCATCTTCGAGAGGCTCCTGGGACCGGAGGGGCTCACAAACCCTCTCTATTTCATGGACGAAATACACCTCTCCCAGCGGGCAATGCCCTTCATCATCGATGAATTCAAAAAAATAGGGATAAATTTGTTACCTGAAGGAGGAGAGATTCCTCACGGAGGCACGGCCGCAGACGGAAAGACATTCCCGGCGGAAGCGCCTGTGAAGGCGGTGGAAACCGGTCTTGCGGGCCACCGGATTATCAATATGGTCTACGGTCATCTTCTCGAATCCCAGATGCACGCGTTCTGCAAGAAAAATGTCTCGGTCGTCTGGTCTTCCACCCCCCTCAAGGACTGTGATCTCTACGCCTATCTCAATGCCTTCAGCTTCGCGGGGAAGCAGGCGGGCAAGGACGTACTTCTCCTGTGGGAGCCTTACGTGGTGCTGCCGGGTCAGTGGGATGACCGGATATGGAACTGCTTCGATCACGTCTTCACTATCTACAGCGCCCTGACCGTCAACCGGCCTCGATTCGGGAGGGTGGACGGCCCTCGCTCAGGTTGGATCGTTCCGGCGGATATCACGGAAGACCGTGAGGAGCGGGAGAGGAAATACCCCCTTAAGGACCGTAAGAACGCCATATGCATGATCAACGGCCATAAGAAATCCGAGATTCCGGGCGAGCTTTATTCAAAGCGGTTTGAGGCGGCGCAGTGGTTCCACGAGAATTCGGACATGCCCTTCGACGTATATGGAAACCCCCCGTTCCCTCTGCCGAACTACAGGGGAATACTGGACCCGGACAAGAAGCTCCCCACTCTGGCAGAATACATGTTTTCCCTCTGCTTCGAGAACCTCTATCACCCCGAGTATGGGACCGGTTATATTACGGAAAAGGTACTCGACTGCCTGGAAGCCCGGACCGTTCCCGTCTATCTTGGATGCGCCGACATCGAAAAATACATACCGGAGGAATGTTACATAGACTTCCGCAGCTTCAGGGATTTCGGGGAGCTGGAACGGTTCCTCGGGGCCATGAGCAGGAAAAGATATAAAAAGTATGTCCACAGCATCGACGAGTGGGTGACGGCGGGGAACCTCCGAAAATACTCGTGGCAGGCCCTCTATGATGCACTCGCGGAGCTCGTCGGGGAGGGCCGTGAGGACGCTGCCGGGGCCGGCTGGACGGACGGCATTTCACCGGTCATCAAGGACCGTCTATGGGAAGCCGCCAAGGCCGCGCCGGTCTGGACATACGAGCACCTCGCTTCGACCATTCCCCCATTGGTAAACGCCATCATCCGCGAACAGGGAAAAGGTGCCGATCTTCTCGGAAGGGTGGGACAGGCCGGCCCGTCCGCGGATGAATCGTGCCTCAAACTTCAAAAAGTGAAATCCCCCGACTGGTCGCTGAAAGGCTCCTTTCTGCGGCAGATGGGCGATGCCTTCAGTCCCGATGTCTTCGTCGAGACGGGAACCTACATCGGAAATACCACATACGAAGCGTCGACGGTTTTTCCCGAAGTCCACTCCATAGAGTTCGGGAGGCCGCTCTACGAGCGTGCCGTCGACCGTTTCAGGGACATGAAGAAGATCTTCCTCTACCACGGCGATTCGGTTTCGCGGCTTCCGGAGATAATGGAGAGGACGGACGGAAAGCGCACGCTCCTGTGGCTCGATGCCCATTACAGCGAAGGTATCACGGAAAAGGCGGGCAAGAACACGCCGGTCCTCGAAGAGATCGAGGTCCTCGGCCGATCCCCCGGAAAGGAGGGGCTGATCGTTCTCCTCGATGATCTGAGGTTCTTCCACGATTACGCGGAGGAGGTCCCCGAAGAGTCGAGCCTTCGCGATTATCCCACGGTGCCCGAAGTCTGCGAGGCCTTTCTCCACATCAACGATTCATTCCGGTTTGCCGTCATCGGGGATATCCTCCTCGTCTATCCTGACGATTCAGGAGTCACCCTCTCGCCCGTACTCCGCGGATGCACGGTGAGCAGGATCTTCGACGGCGCGAATATGGAGACCGGGGCGGTCCTTTTGGCAGAGGAGGCCATAGGGGAAGCGGCGGGGGAAGAGCTCCGGGCGATCCAGGGGCTGGTAAAAGATAATCTTACCTCCGAGAACCTGGGCATCGGAGGCCATTACCGCCTGTGGCACGGCCTTACCCTCAGGCAGAGGGGGCTTTATGACGATGCATGTCACGAGTTCCTCGCTGCCCAGAAGACGGGCGTGAGGCACTGGCGCGTGAACTGGTATCTCGCCCAAAGCGCGTACAGGGCAGGCAATCTCACCCTCGCCCTGAAGGCACTCGACGAGGTACGGCAGGCTGCCCCGGGGTTCACAGCGCCGAAAGACCTCGCAGAAGAGCTGGCCGCGGCCGCAGGATCGGATAATTCTCCGTCCAGGCCTACCGTCAGCGGGCGCCTCGCCCTCGCAAAGTTTTTCGAAAATAACGGCCGGTATGAGGAAGCTCTTGCGGAGACGGACCTTGTCATAGCATCGGGGACCATGGACCCTACCATCCATTACCAGTTCGCCCAGCTTCTCATCGTCACGGGAAGGATAGACAAGAGCATTCCGGCGCTGAACACGGTTGTCTCCCTGAACCCGCGCCACACCTATGCCCATAATGACCTCGGGGTGATCTACCTTCAGCAGGGCAGACAGGATGAGGCGATCAGTGCCTTCGAGTGCGCCGTCTCGGCCGACAACCATAACCTGAACGCCCTCAGGAACCTCCTGGGCGTGGTGATCGCGGGCGGGAACAGGGAAGGCGCCATGGCCGTGATCAGACAGCTCCTCGCGGCCTATCCGGGGGATAAGGGTCTCGAGGGGGTGACGAAGGAATTCGGACTGCCCCTCGATATGGCAGCCGGGGCCCTCAAGAACCCCCCTTCGTCGGGCGGAGCGCCCGAAGGGGAGGCGGAGGCCTTCCGGAAGAAGGCGGCAGATTATTACGAGGAGATGACGGCCCTCTACGAGGCCGACTCTCCCGAAAACCCCGCACGCCAGCTGGTCCACCCCGTATGGAAAGCGCAGCTCGATACCCTCGGCGCCCTCATTCTCGAAGGGATCCCCGAAAATTTCCTTTTCCATCCGATCTGCCTGGAGATGTTCGTGAGGGGCGGATGGCAGAAACAGCAGGAATATGAGCTTCAATATCTCGAGGGCCTGGACGGACCCCTGAGGGACAGGATATTCTCGGTCCCGGAAACGGCGGTGGGACACCTCCCGCGCAACTGTCCGGGCCACGACATTTCGATCAATACCCTGGGCATGCTCTGGTACTGCGCCCGGATTCAGGAGCGCCTGACGGGAGAGATCTCGTCGGTCGTCGAATTCGGCGGGGGCTTCGGCTCTTTCGCGCGGGCCTTCAATCTCCTCATGGAGAAGCCCCTTACCTACAGCATCATCGATCTTCCGGAGATGCTCGCCCTTCAGCTTTACTACCTCGGCCTGAGCCTGGGAGAGGAGCGGGTGGTAGCCCACAAAGATACGGCGGAACCTCCCGCAGCGGGAAAGGTCAACCTCTATCCCGTCTACGGCATCGCGCAATCGAGCCTCTCTGCGGATCTCTTCGTCTCCACCTTCGCCCTTTCGGAAACGCCGGCCTTTACCCAGGACTTTGTGTGCAGGACGAGAGACTTTTTCGGCGCTCCCCGGGTCTATATCACGGGCCAGCTCGAATCGGAGCGGACCGAGCTCGGCTGGCAAAAACCGCAGGGAATCGTCATCTCGGCCCTGCACCGGTACAGGCATCTGGAGCTGAACCATTTTCACATAGGCGCCAATTATGAACTGATCGGGTCCGACGAGGAATCGAGGCCTTTAGGGGCCGCCGAGAGAGGCCGATCCCTGTCCGCGACCCCCGGCGACAGCCGGCAGAGAGACCCTGAAAAACCTGTTGGGATAATCTTCAGTAAAGATCGTGCCATGCAGCTCGACTGCACCTTGAGCTCCCTCAGTCTCCATTGCAGGGACATGGCGGGGCTCGATATGCATGTCCTCTACGCTACGTCCGATCTTCTCCACGAAAGGCAGTACGAGGAGCTGAAGAAGGTCTATCCTGCGATCACTTTCGTGAAGGAACGGATGTTCAAAGAAGACCTGTCCTCGCTCCTTCGCGGCCGAAAGTACGTCCTGTTCCTTGTGGACGATAACATTTTTGTAAATGATTTCAACGCGGCGGACGCAGTGAAGGGACTGGACGAAGACCCGGAAGCCCTCGGCTTTTCGCTCCGCCTCGGAAGAAATACGACCTATTGCTACATGCTCAACAAGGCGCAGGCCCTTCCGCCTTTCCGGACCGCGGGCAAAAAGGTCCTGGGCTTCGATTGGACCGCGGCCGAGCTCGACTTCGGCTACCCGCTTGAAGTGTCGAGCTCCTTTTATCGCGTTGAGGACCTCCTTCCCCTCATGGCCCTCGACTACAAGAATCCCAATACCCTGGAGCTTATGTTCGACAGCAACAAGCACATTTTCAGGGATCGCAAGAAGTCTCTCCTCTGCTTCGAGAGCAGCGTCACCTTCTGTAACCCCGTGAATATGGTTCAGACCATGTGGGTGAACCGGGCGGGAGGCAAAGGCGATTATTCTCCTCTCAAGCTTGCGGAAATGTTCGACAGGGGTCTCAGGGTGGACGCAGGCGCCTACTCGGGTTTAGTGCCGAAAGGCTGCCACCAGGAAGTCGACTTTATCTTTTCGGGGAATCGCGAGGCGCCTCCGGGCCCCAATCCCGAGAGACCGCTCGTCTCCGTCATGATCATAAGCTATAACGGCATCGATCACATCAAGCCATGCATCGAGTCCATTCAAAGGAACACGGATGAGGATTACGAGATCGTGGTGGTAGATAACGCGCGAAACGACGGATCCATCGATTATCTCAGGACGGTCCCGGGTCTCACTCTTGTCGAGAACCCGACCAATATAGGGTACTCTCCTGCCCGGGCCCAGGCTATGGCCCTGGTGAGGGGCGATTATATCGTTTCCATCGACGATGATACGGTGGTGACGAAGGGGTGGGTGAGGAGATTCATCGACCACGCAAAAGCCCACCCGGAGCTGGGGATCATAGGCCCTATGTCAAATTATGTATCGAACGCTCAGCTCGTTCAAAATGCCGTCTACCACAATGTACATGAAATGGACACTTTTGCGGAGACCTTGTCCCGGGAAAACGAGGGCAGGCTCACCTATACGAACAAGCTTATCGGTTTCTGCATGTTTATCCCCCGCAAGGTCCTCGAAACCATAGGCTGCATAGATTACAACTTCGGCGCCTTTTTCGGATTCGATGACGACGATTACTCCTTGCGAGCACAGGCGGCAGGCTTCAAGCTCGCCATTGCCCACGACATCTTTATCCACCACACCGGCGGGCCCCAGGGCAAAGGGGACGCGGCGTATAACCAGTCACTTCTCGGGGCATGGGAAATTTTCAAGAAAAAATGGGACCTCCCGTCCGACCTCCCCTACGGACAGCCATACAGTGTCGGCCATATCCTCGAGGGACCCTTTGACAAAAAGAGGCACTTCATCCCCGCACCGGACCCGAAAGAGCTTGAGCCCCTCATCTATCGAGGAGCGGCAACCCGAAGCGTGATTCCGACCTCGGCTACGGATGATGGGGAATTATTGGGACGAAAGGTCGACGACGCCTTTGCCTCGGCAAAAGCAGCAGCCGACCGCGGCAACTGGGAAGAAGCGGCTTCGATATTCGGGAGGCTCATCGAAGAGTATCCCGATCTCGGCGTTGCCCATGCCGGCCTCGGCTCGGTTCTCGTTGCCATGAAAGAATACGACCGGGCCATCATCGTGCTGTCTAAAACCCTGGAGATGCTTCCCACGGAGATGGAGGTATGGAACCAGCTCGCCACCGCCTTCCTCCTGTCCGGCAGAGGAGCGAATGCAATCGAAGTCCTTGAAAACGCCCTGTCGATCGAGCCCGATAACGTGGAGCTGCTGACGGCGACCGCAGGCCTCTGCCTTAGCGAGAAAG